Proteins encoded within one genomic window of Novosphingobium sp. EMRT-2:
- a CDS encoding shikimate dehydrogenase → MIRSGLLGRAIMASRSPWLHEQEAKALGLDLTYELFDFTERGLDDADLPAIVARLRDEGFAGFNVTYPFKQAIIPLLDELSESAAMVGAVNTVAVRDGRLIGHNTDMPGFRDSLLAGLPDARLDHVMQLGAGGAGAAVANALLSLGVKRLELVDVDSARATLLAQELTQRFPSAQVFATALADLDTASVDGIVNATPIGMAARPGTPIPLDALAPRHWVADIIYFPPETELLRVARSKGCRAINGIGMVVGQAALALEIITGHRPDTARMQHSLT, encoded by the coding sequence ATGATCCGTTCCGGGCTTCTGGGCCGCGCCATCATGGCCTCCCGCTCTCCCTGGCTTCATGAGCAGGAGGCCAAGGCGCTCGGGCTGGACCTGACTTACGAACTGTTCGATTTTACCGAACGGGGCCTGGACGATGCCGATCTTCCCGCGATCGTGGCGCGCCTGCGCGACGAAGGCTTTGCGGGGTTCAACGTGACCTATCCGTTCAAGCAGGCGATCATCCCGCTGCTCGACGAACTTTCCGAAAGCGCGGCGATGGTCGGCGCGGTCAATACCGTGGCGGTGCGCGACGGCCGACTCATCGGGCACAACACCGACATGCCCGGCTTTCGCGACAGCCTGCTGGCCGGCCTCCCCGACGCGCGGCTGGACCATGTGATGCAGCTCGGCGCCGGTGGCGCGGGCGCGGCTGTGGCCAACGCGCTGCTCTCGCTGGGGGTGAAACGGCTCGAACTGGTCGATGTCGATAGCGCCCGCGCCACCTTGCTGGCACAGGAACTGACGCAACGGTTTCCCTCCGCACAGGTTTTCGCCACCGCGCTCGCCGATCTGGATACCGCCAGCGTGGACGGCATCGTCAACGCCACGCCGATCGGCATGGCGGCACGTCCGGGCACGCCGATCCCTCTAGATGCCCTCGCCCCGCGTCACTGGGTCGCCGATATCATTTACTTCCCGCCGGAAACCGAGCTGCTTCGGGTCGCACGAAGCAAGGGATGCCGCGCCATCAACGGTATCGGCATGGTCGTGGGTCAGGCCGCGCTGGCGCTGGAGATTATCACGGGCCACCGGCCCGATACCGCGCGGATGCAGCACAGCCTGACCTGA
- a CDS encoding helix-turn-helix domain-containing protein — translation MSSLRRTLATLDAVLLGGADRPITEIARDLAIPPATAHRQVVTLAAEGYLARSEGGGYVAGPRLLRLLRHLEENRAGEVAPSSTARTSR, via the coding sequence ATGAGCTCGCTCAGGCGAACACTGGCAACGCTCGACGCCGTGTTGTTGGGGGGTGCGGACCGGCCAATCACGGAGATCGCGCGTGATCTCGCCATTCCGCCGGCGACGGCGCATCGCCAGGTCGTGACGCTGGCGGCGGAGGGCTATCTCGCGCGGAGCGAAGGCGGCGGCTATGTTGCCGGCCCTCGCCTGCTGCGGTTGCTTCGCCATCTGGAAGAGAATCGGGCTGGCGAGGTCGCTCCTTCCAGCACCGCGCGGACTTCTCGTTGA
- a CDS encoding replication initiator protein A, whose product MSRARKAGDTDQFDLFLPYIADLPLRDQREMMERPFFSLAKSKRLKPIDYTSPDGKLWVHVSANPDYGMATIWDADILIYCASVLADMARRGVNDVPRKLHIMPYDLLRAIDRPTTGRAYELLGQALDRLVATTIKTNIRAENRREATFSWLDGWTQLVDEKTERSRGMTLELSNWFWEGVMMKGGVLSIDRAYFKLTGGRERWLYKVARKHAGGAGDDGFAISMPVLFEKSGAEGEYRRFKFEIVKLAEKNALPGYTLAIEPGKNGEPLLRATRTDGKDGGSRPPSQRATATVSPGKLPSPAPLSPPASSAVRAAPAPIDQAPAAPTDDVDMTVEAGALVRTALAGLTSASTRGFVTGETAEYLRETCPGWDLYALHAEFERWVDADPERTPANWQRAFIGWVKRHHAKNRNSLR is encoded by the coding sequence GTGAGCCGGGCACGCAAGGCTGGCGACACGGACCAGTTTGACCTGTTTCTTCCCTATATCGCCGACCTCCCCTTGCGCGATCAGCGCGAGATGATGGAGCGGCCGTTCTTCAGTCTCGCCAAGTCGAAACGCCTCAAGCCGATCGATTACACCTCGCCCGACGGGAAGCTGTGGGTGCATGTCTCGGCGAATCCGGATTACGGCATGGCGACGATCTGGGATGCGGACATCCTGATCTATTGCGCCAGCGTGCTTGCCGACATGGCCCGGCGTGGCGTGAACGACGTGCCGCGCAAGCTGCACATCATGCCCTACGACTTGCTGCGCGCGATCGACCGGCCCACCACGGGACGCGCCTACGAGCTGCTGGGCCAGGCGCTAGACCGGCTTGTCGCCACAACGATCAAGACCAACATCCGCGCCGAAAACCGGCGTGAAGCCACGTTCTCGTGGCTGGATGGCTGGACCCAGCTTGTCGACGAGAAGACCGAACGGTCGCGCGGCATGACCCTGGAGCTATCCAACTGGTTCTGGGAAGGCGTGATGATGAAGGGCGGCGTCCTCTCGATTGATCGCGCCTACTTCAAGCTGACCGGTGGCCGCGAGCGCTGGCTTTACAAGGTCGCGCGCAAGCACGCAGGCGGCGCCGGCGATGACGGGTTTGCCATTTCCATGCCGGTGCTGTTCGAGAAAAGCGGCGCCGAAGGCGAATACCGCCGCTTCAAGTTCGAGATCGTCAAGCTGGCGGAAAAGAACGCCCTGCCCGGCTACACGCTGGCCATCGAGCCCGGCAAGAACGGCGAGCCGCTGCTGCGGGCCACGCGCACCGACGGCAAGGATGGAGGCAGCCGCCCGCCATCCCAACGGGCAACCGCGACGGTTTCCCCGGGGAAACTTCCCTCCCCTGCTCCGCTTTCGCCGCCCGCGTCTTCCGCCGTTCGGGCTGCCCCGGCACCGATAGACCAAGCCCCCGCCGCTCCGACCGACGACGTCGACATGACGGTCGAAGCCGGCGCGCTCGTCCGAACTGCCCTCGCCGGTTTGACCAGCGCCTCGACCCGCGGCTTCGTCACGGGCGAAACCGCGGAGTATCTGCGCGAGACCTGCCCAGGCTGGGACCTCTATGCCCTGCATGCGGAGTTCGAACGCTGGGTCGATGCAGACCCTGAACGCACGCCCGCCAATTGGCAGCGCGCTTTCATCGGCTGGGTCAAACGCCATCACGCCAAGAACCGGAACAGCCTGCGCTGA
- a CDS encoding ParB/RepB/Spo0J family partition protein, whose product MARKQSDYLAALLADDEPIEKSSKDDLIQAESQTPAAPPAPVETPRAERLRGTTLLGRESALARVASGEVRQVTQLLLNPERVRIWPGNARSYEHLTEESCRELIDSIVAEGGQKVPAVVRRVEGDPEHDYEVIAGTRRHWSIAWLRRHSYPDMMFVAQVAQLDDEAAFRLADLENRARKDVSDLERARNYAQALKDHYGNHQTRMAERLRLSKGWLSKMLKVAALPDDVVAAFASPADVQLKPAYPLAQALDDRGAAQAIHREARALARLQDARRKAGDATLPAAEVLQRLLAAPIGDKRPAGPLAEWVNPRTQRAAVSVLSSNRQGATVRLHAGSGSNTEDLLNGIRDVLERLAADGKGVQA is encoded by the coding sequence ATGGCGCGTAAGCAAAGCGACTATCTTGCCGCGCTGCTCGCGGACGATGAACCGATTGAAAAATCGTCGAAAGATGACCTGATCCAAGCGGAATCGCAGACGCCGGCCGCCCCGCCTGCCCCAGTCGAGACCCCACGCGCCGAACGGCTGCGCGGAACCACGCTGCTGGGGCGCGAAAGCGCTCTTGCCCGCGTCGCCAGCGGCGAGGTCCGGCAGGTTACGCAACTGTTGCTCAATCCCGAACGGGTGCGGATCTGGCCGGGGAACGCCCGCTCCTATGAGCATTTGACCGAGGAATCCTGCCGCGAACTGATCGATTCGATCGTGGCGGAAGGCGGCCAGAAGGTGCCTGCCGTGGTCAGGCGCGTCGAAGGCGACCCGGAGCACGATTACGAAGTGATCGCCGGTACGCGGCGGCACTGGTCGATCGCCTGGCTGCGCCGTCATTCCTACCCGGACATGATGTTCGTCGCGCAGGTTGCCCAGCTTGACGACGAGGCGGCCTTTCGCCTTGCCGACCTGGAGAACCGGGCGCGCAAGGACGTGTCGGATCTCGAACGCGCGCGCAACTACGCCCAGGCGCTCAAGGATCATTACGGCAACCACCAGACGCGCATGGCCGAGCGCCTCAGGCTGTCCAAGGGCTGGCTTTCGAAGATGCTCAAAGTCGCCGCCCTGCCCGACGACGTGGTCGCCGCGTTCGCCTCCCCGGCCGACGTGCAATTGAAGCCGGCCTACCCGCTTGCGCAGGCGCTGGACGATCGCGGCGCGGCGCAAGCCATTCACCGCGAAGCTCGGGCGCTCGCCCGGCTTCAGGACGCCCGGCGCAAGGCGGGCGACGCCACGCTTCCCGCCGCGGAAGTGCTTCAGCGGTTGCTCGCGGCGCCGATCGGCGACAAACGCCCTGCCGGCCCGCTTGCGGAATGGGTCAACCCCCGCACGCAGCGCGCGGCGGTTTCGGTTCTGTCGTCCAACCGGCAAGGCGCGACGGTGCGCCTGCACGCGGGTTCGGGATCGAACACCGAAGATCTGCTGAACGGCATCCGCGATGTGCTGGAGAGACTGGCGGCGGACGGCAAGGGCGTACAGGCTTGA
- a CDS encoding AAA family ATPase: MNEIVAQIGDLADAGEKMIERLRRKAFLPESRKGLNLRFGIAEAAQLLGCSTNRIRMAEDDGRLPPPPAGENGRRVGYTIEELLNMREVLGAAPHRAPLDVPAVIAVQNFKGGVGKSTVTTHLAHYFAVQGYRVLVVDCDSQATTTTLFGFNPHFNITREETLYPYLSIDPTQADLLYAVKRTPWPNVDLIPSNLELFDVEYELAAGGADGQSVLAARFRKLKAGLMDLARDYDVVILDPPPALGTISLAVMQAANALLVPLAATTPDFCSTVQFLSMMDQVIAQLVSAGITVDYNFVRLICSKFDSNDPSHAMIRTVMEQTFGPALLPVPILESAEISHAAMRMMTVYELEKPIGTPKTHKRSKANLDEALGQIEQLVRQGWGRVAPAREEDVLNAA, translated from the coding sequence ATGAATGAAATTGTAGCCCAGATCGGCGATCTTGCCGATGCCGGCGAAAAGATGATCGAGCGGCTGCGGCGCAAGGCCTTTCTGCCCGAAAGCCGCAAGGGGCTCAACTTGCGCTTCGGCATTGCCGAGGCGGCGCAGCTTCTAGGCTGCTCCACCAACCGCATCCGGATGGCGGAGGACGACGGACGCCTTCCCCCTCCCCCGGCGGGAGAGAACGGCCGTCGCGTGGGCTACACCATCGAAGAGCTGCTCAACATGCGCGAAGTGCTGGGCGCCGCGCCGCATCGCGCCCCGCTCGATGTCCCCGCCGTGATCGCGGTGCAAAACTTCAAGGGCGGCGTGGGCAAGTCCACGGTGACGACGCACCTTGCGCACTACTTCGCCGTCCAGGGCTACCGGGTGCTGGTTGTGGACTGCGACAGCCAGGCAACCACCACGACGCTGTTCGGCTTCAACCCGCACTTCAACATCACGCGCGAGGAAACGCTCTACCCGTACCTCTCGATCGATCCGACCCAGGCCGACCTGCTCTATGCCGTGAAGCGCACACCCTGGCCCAACGTGGACCTGATCCCGTCGAACCTCGAACTGTTCGATGTCGAATACGAGCTGGCCGCAGGCGGTGCGGACGGGCAGTCGGTCCTCGCCGCGCGCTTCCGCAAGCTGAAGGCGGGCCTGATGGACCTCGCGCGCGATTATGACGTGGTGATCCTCGATCCGCCGCCGGCGCTGGGCACCATCAGCCTGGCGGTGATGCAGGCGGCCAACGCCCTGCTTGTTCCGTTGGCCGCCACCACGCCGGACTTTTGTTCCACGGTGCAATTCCTGTCGATGATGGACCAGGTGATCGCGCAGCTCGTGTCCGCAGGCATCACCGTCGATTACAATTTCGTCCGCCTGATCTGCTCCAAGTTCGACAGCAACGACCCTAGCCACGCGATGATCCGCACGGTCATGGAACAGACGTTCGGTCCGGCCCTCCTTCCCGTTCCGATCCTCGAATCCGCCGAGATCAGCCACGCGGCGATGCGGATGATGACCGTGTACGAACTCGAAAAGCCGATCGGCACGCCGAAGACGCACAAGCGCAGCAAGGCCAATCTCGACGAAGCGCTGGGTCAGATCGAACAGCTGGTCCGGCAAGGCTGGGGCCGCGTGGCCCCTGCGCGCGAGGAGGATGTTCTCAATGCCGCATGA
- a CDS encoding group II truncated hemoglobin: MTDSPAPASATPYETLGGEPFVRALCARFYSLMDTLPEAAACRNVHPPSLARAEEKLFEYLTGWLGGPPLYTDKYGHPRLRQRHFVAAIGPDEIEGWLLCFHRAWDELAEPSPVADAILGKIDALGWHMRNQAGATPVA, encoded by the coding sequence ATGACGGACAGCCCCGCGCCCGCAAGCGCGACACCCTACGAAACGCTGGGCGGCGAACCGTTCGTGCGCGCGCTTTGCGCCCGTTTCTATTCGCTGATGGATACGCTGCCGGAAGCCGCAGCCTGCCGGAACGTGCATCCGCCGTCGCTGGCCCGGGCGGAAGAAAAACTGTTCGAGTATCTTACGGGCTGGCTGGGCGGCCCGCCGCTCTACACGGACAAGTACGGCCACCCCCGCTTACGCCAGCGCCACTTCGTCGCGGCCATCGGACCGGACGAGATCGAGGGCTGGCTGCTGTGTTTCCATCGCGCATGGGACGAACTGGCGGAACCCTCGCCCGTGGCGGATGCCATCCTCGGCAAGATCGACGCGCTGGGTTGGCACATGCGCAACCAGGCGGGCGCGACGCCGGTGGCCTGA
- a CDS encoding response regulator transcription factor gives MASILVIEDDAETAREIADELRVHGHAVHAEADGQNGLERALREPFDAITLDRMLPGLDGLAVVARLRDAGIVTPVLMISALGDVDARIDGLRAGGDDYLIKPFAPDEMAMRVEVLLRRRRQLETAAAMLRGGPVEMDLIRREVRVDGDPVRLLHMEFRLLEFLMRNAGEIVTRQIIFERVWGYYFDPGANLINVHIARLRKKIDRPGHASLIATVKGEGYRFDAG, from the coding sequence ATGGCTTCCATTCTCGTCATTGAAGATGATGCCGAAACGGCGCGCGAGATTGCGGACGAATTGCGCGTGCACGGTCACGCCGTCCATGCCGAGGCGGATGGGCAGAACGGTTTGGAGCGCGCCCTGCGCGAGCCGTTCGATGCGATCACGCTGGACCGGATGCTGCCCGGCCTGGATGGTCTGGCCGTCGTGGCGCGGCTGCGCGACGCCGGCATCGTTACGCCGGTGCTGATGATCAGCGCACTGGGCGATGTCGATGCGCGGATCGACGGGCTGCGCGCCGGGGGCGATGACTATCTGATCAAGCCCTTCGCGCCGGACGAGATGGCGATGCGGGTCGAAGTCCTGCTGCGACGGCGCCGGCAACTGGAAACGGCTGCCGCCATGCTGCGGGGCGGACCGGTCGAGATGGACCTGATCCGTCGCGAGGTGCGCGTGGATGGCGATCCGGTGCGGTTGCTGCACATGGAGTTCCGCCTGCTGGAATTCCTGATGCGCAACGCGGGCGAGATCGTCACGCGGCAGATCATCTTCGAACGCGTGTGGGGGTACTATTTCGATCCGGGCGCGAACCTCATCAACGTGCACATCGCGCGGCTGCGCAAGAAGATCGACCGGCCAGGGCACGCGTCGCTGATCGCGACGGTCAAGGGCGAGGGATACCGCTTCGATGCCGGGTGA
- a CDS encoding HAMP domain-containing sensor histidine kinase: MPGDWPHLRDIRKTSTFRLTLALGGAATVGVLLLLLIIYSLTERELNGRSDRILRTEIARLAALPEADLPAEIDKSSAASISGLNHFGLLSSGGRWLAGDLGASPPLVVGHPYERDDGPDVRGPLRILAMRTPGGALLMVGRDVRPIVDLRGRMVEILVLSGLFVAPLLLAAGFAVSLGPLRRVDRLQRVALEIGSGRLAARMPIEGRGDELDLFAGTVNRMIGEVERTVDQVKSVTDAIAHDLRTPLTRVRNQLYRASHDPAMAPADVVRIEAAMADLDLVLARFAALLRISELEASGRRQGFAMSRIDRLLDTVVELYCPLAEERDVALRWRGAPPVRLYCDEKLIFEAVSNLVDNAIKFAPEGGGVSIRLANDDGSVVIEVRDNGPGIPVDQLQAVLRRYDRGVASAAVPGSGLGLSVVAAIVHLHQFALELLPAEPGLRARIVAPVEAQQAR; encoded by the coding sequence ATGCCGGGTGACTGGCCGCATCTGCGCGACATTCGCAAGACCAGCACGTTCCGGCTGACACTGGCCCTGGGCGGAGCCGCGACTGTTGGCGTGCTCCTGCTGCTGCTGATCATCTACAGCCTGACCGAACGCGAACTGAACGGCCGCAGCGACCGTATCCTCCGCACCGAAATCGCGCGGCTGGCAGCCTTGCCGGAGGCGGACCTGCCGGCGGAAATCGATAAATCCTCGGCAGCGAGCATCAGTGGTCTCAACCACTTCGGCCTGCTGTCCTCGGGCGGACGCTGGCTGGCGGGGGATCTCGGGGCGAGCCCGCCCTTGGTTGTCGGGCATCCCTACGAGCGCGATGACGGGCCGGACGTGCGCGGGCCGTTGCGCATCCTGGCCATGCGAACACCGGGCGGAGCGCTGCTCATGGTCGGCCGCGATGTGCGGCCGATCGTCGATCTGCGCGGGCGCATGGTGGAAATTCTCGTCCTCAGCGGCCTGTTCGTGGCGCCCTTGCTGCTGGCGGCGGGGTTCGCTGTCAGTCTTGGGCCGCTCCGACGCGTGGACCGTCTGCAGCGCGTGGCGCTGGAGATCGGATCGGGGCGGCTGGCGGCGCGGATGCCGATCGAGGGGCGGGGCGACGAGCTGGACTTGTTTGCCGGCACCGTGAACCGGATGATCGGAGAGGTGGAGCGCACCGTCGACCAGGTGAAATCCGTCACCGACGCGATCGCGCACGATCTTCGGACGCCGCTGACCCGGGTGCGCAACCAGCTCTATCGCGCCAGCCACGATCCGGCCATGGCGCCGGCCGATGTCGTGCGGATCGAGGCGGCCATGGCCGATCTTGATCTTGTTCTGGCGCGGTTCGCGGCGCTGCTCCGCATTTCGGAGCTAGAGGCCTCCGGCCGCCGCCAGGGTTTTGCGATGAGCCGCATCGATCGGCTGCTGGACACGGTGGTCGAACTGTACTGCCCGCTTGCCGAGGAGCGCGATGTCGCGCTGCGGTGGCGCGGTGCGCCGCCTGTGCGCCTGTATTGCGACGAGAAGCTGATCTTCGAGGCCGTCAGCAACCTTGTCGACAATGCGATCAAGTTCGCGCCGGAGGGAGGGGGCGTGTCGATCCGGCTGGCGAATGACGATGGTTCCGTGGTGATCGAGGTACGCGATAACGGTCCGGGTATTCCGGTGGACCAGTTGCAGGCCGTGCTGCGGCGCTATGACCGGGGCGTGGCGTCCGCGGCTGTGCCCGGATCGGGCCTTGGCCTCAGCGTAGTGGCCGCGATCGTGCATCTGCACCAGTTCGCGCTGGAGCTTTTGCCCGCCGAACCGGGCCTGCGCGCGCGCATCGTCGCGCCTGTGGAAGCGCAACAGGCCAGGTGA
- a CDS encoding efflux RND transporter permease subunit, whose protein sequence is MLQLVKLALSKPYTFVVLAILIVLSGSIAWVRTPTDIFPDIRIPVIAAVWTYRGLPPEDMSGRVVYYYERQLSTTVNDIDHIESQSLNGIGVVKIFFRPGVDIRTATAQVTSVSQTVLKQMPPGITPPLILNYNASTVPILQMALSSKGLSEQKIFDLGQNFIRPSLASVQGAAIPSPYGGRERQIQIDLDPAALVARHLSATDVGLALAAQNQIVPAGTAKIGQYEYNIRLNNSPEVVDQLNNLPIRTVDGITVYMRDVAHVRDGSPPQRNEVRVDGGRAVLMTILKSGSASTIAIVDQVKALLPKLKETLPADLKVQLLSDQSLFVKAAVSGVVREGVIAAGLTSLMILLFLGSWRSTVIIATSIPLAILAAVAGLSAAGETLNIMTLGGLALAVGILVDDATVTIENINWHLEQGKTVRAAIMDGAEQIVRPAFVSLLCICIAFVPMFFLPGVAGFLFAPMAKAVVFAMIASFVLSRTLVPTMSNYLLRDHASQHTAEIMASHDALAGRAPRGHPLRRFQQGFEHRFEKVRAYYVSVLVFALERRRVFVPAFMAVVLASLALVPFLGRNFFPSVDSGQISLHVRAPVGTRLEETAALFDHIEDEIRRTVPKDELVSVVDNIGLPVSGINRAYSNTGGVGPQDGDILITLGEGHRPTAGYVRALRERLPQVFPGSTFSFLPADIISQILNFGSPAPIDVMVTGPNVRENEAYAHELVARMQHVGGIADVRLQQASSYPELRFDVDRTAADRVGVTENDVTKSLSVNLAGSFQVAPAFWLNPRNGVSYPIVVQTPQYRTDTIPDLQNIPVSGGRPGDVQLLGALGTMHREPSAAVISHYAVQPAFDVYATTQGRDLGAVAGDVQKVLDATKADLPKGATVKLRGQVETMNTAFVGLVLGLLGAIALIYLLIVVNFQSWIDPTVIVSALPAALAGIAWMLFATHTPLSVPALTGAIMCMGVATANSVLVVSFARERLAAVGDAVTAAVEAGSTRFRPVLMTALAMIIGMAPMALGLGEGGEQNAPLGRAVIGGLICATIATLVFVPVVFSIAHRKDRPASDAAPHSSTGDLVHAE, encoded by the coding sequence ATGCTGCAACTGGTCAAGCTTGCCTTGAGCAAGCCCTATACGTTCGTCGTCCTCGCCATCCTGATCGTGCTGTCCGGCTCGATCGCCTGGGTGCGGACACCCACCGACATTTTCCCCGACATCCGCATCCCGGTGATCGCGGCGGTATGGACCTATCGCGGCCTGCCGCCAGAGGACATGTCGGGCCGCGTCGTCTATTACTACGAGCGCCAGCTTTCCACGACGGTCAACGACATCGACCATATCGAAAGCCAGTCGCTCAACGGGATCGGCGTGGTGAAGATCTTCTTCCGTCCCGGCGTTGATATCCGCACGGCGACGGCGCAGGTCACGTCGGTTTCGCAGACGGTGCTCAAGCAGATGCCGCCGGGCATCACCCCGCCACTGATCCTGAACTACAACGCCTCCACGGTGCCGATCCTGCAGATGGCGCTGTCGTCCAAGGGCCTGTCCGAACAGAAGATCTTCGATCTGGGGCAGAACTTCATCCGGCCGTCGCTGGCATCGGTGCAGGGCGCGGCGATCCCTTCGCCCTATGGCGGGCGCGAACGCCAGATCCAGATCGATCTCGATCCCGCCGCGCTGGTCGCGCGTCACCTTTCCGCGACTGACGTCGGCTTGGCGCTGGCGGCGCAGAACCAGATCGTGCCCGCCGGGACCGCCAAGATCGGCCAGTACGAATACAATATCCGGCTGAACAACAGCCCGGAAGTGGTCGATCAGCTCAACAACCTGCCGATCCGCACGGTTGATGGCATCACGGTCTATATGCGCGACGTGGCGCACGTCCGCGATGGTTCGCCGCCACAGCGCAACGAGGTGCGCGTGGACGGTGGCCGCGCCGTGCTGATGACGATCCTCAAGTCCGGCTCCGCTTCCACCATCGCCATCGTCGACCAGGTAAAGGCGCTGCTGCCCAAGCTCAAGGAGACGCTCCCTGCCGATCTCAAGGTGCAGCTGCTTTCGGACCAGTCGCTGTTTGTGAAGGCGGCCGTGTCGGGCGTGGTGCGCGAAGGCGTGATCGCGGCAGGCCTTACCTCGCTGATGATCCTGCTTTTCCTCGGTTCCTGGCGATCGACGGTCATTATCGCGACATCCATCCCTCTCGCGATTCTGGCCGCGGTCGCCGGGTTGTCGGCGGCGGGCGAAACGCTCAACATCATGACGCTGGGCGGACTGGCGCTCGCCGTCGGCATCCTTGTCGATGACGCCACGGTCACCATCGAGAACATCAACTGGCATCTGGAACAGGGCAAGACCGTGCGCGCCGCGATCATGGACGGCGCGGAGCAGATCGTGCGCCCGGCTTTCGTGTCGCTGCTGTGCATCTGCATCGCCTTCGTGCCGATGTTCTTCCTCCCGGGCGTCGCCGGGTTCCTGTTCGCGCCGATGGCCAAGGCGGTGGTCTTCGCCATGATCGCCAGCTTCGTCCTGTCGCGCACGCTGGTGCCGACGATGAGCAACTACCTGTTGCGCGACCACGCCTCGCAGCACACGGCGGAAATCATGGCGAGTCACGACGCGCTGGCGGGCCGCGCGCCGCGCGGCCATCCGCTGCGACGGTTCCAGCAGGGATTCGAGCACCGTTTCGAGAAAGTGCGCGCCTACTACGTCTCGGTTCTGGTGTTCGCGCTGGAGCGGCGCAGGGTGTTCGTTCCGGCCTTTATGGCGGTGGTCCTGGCATCGCTGGCGCTGGTGCCGTTCCTGGGCCGCAACTTCTTCCCGAGCGTCGATTCCGGGCAAATCAGCCTGCATGTCCGCGCGCCGGTGGGCACGCGGCTGGAGGAAACGGCGGCGCTGTTCGACCATATCGAGGACGAGATCCGGCGCACCGTGCCCAAGGATGAACTGGTCTCGGTGGTGGACAACATCGGCCTGCCGGTATCGGGGATCAACCGCGCCTATTCCAATACCGGCGGCGTTGGCCCGCAGGACGGCGATATTCTCATCACGCTGGGCGAAGGGCATCGGCCCACGGCGGGCTATGTCCGTGCCCTGCGCGAACGGTTGCCCCAGGTCTTCCCCGGATCGACGTTCTCGTTCCTGCCGGCCGACATCATCAGCCAGATCCTGAACTTCGGTTCGCCCGCGCCGATCGACGTGATGGTGACCGGCCCGAACGTGCGCGAGAATGAAGCCTATGCGCACGAACTGGTGGCGCGAATGCAGCACGTGGGCGGCATCGCCGACGTGCGCCTGCAACAGGCCAGCAGTTATCCGGAACTGCGGTTCGACGTCGATCGCACCGCCGCCGACCGCGTCGGCGTGACCGAGAACGACGTGACGAAAAGCCTTTCCGTGAACCTTGCCGGCAGCTTCCAGGTCGCTCCCGCGTTCTGGCTCAACCCCCGCAACGGCGTGTCCTATCCCATCGTCGTCCAGACGCCGCAGTACCGGACGGACACCATTCCCGATCTCCAGAACATCCCGGTCAGCGGCGGCCGGCCGGGCGACGTGCAGCTGCTTGGCGCGCTGGGCACGATGCATCGCGAACCGTCGGCCGCCGTGATCTCGCACTATGCCGTCCAGCCGGCGTTTGACGTCTATGCGACGACGCAAGGCCGCGATCTGGGAGCCGTCGCCGGTGACGTGCAGAAGGTGCTGGACGCGACGAAGGCGGACCTGCCCAAGGGCGCCACGGTGAAGTTGCGTGGTCAGGTGGAAACGATGAACACCGCGTTCGTCGGCCTGGTCCTTGGCCTACTGGGCGCTATCGCACTGATCTACCTGCTGATCGTGGTGAACTTCCAGAGCTGGATCGATCCCACCGTGATCGTCTCGGCCCTGCCGGCCGCGCTGGCAGGCATCGCCTGGATGCTGTTCGCCACGCACACGCCGCTGTCGGTGCCGGCGCTGACCGGCGCGATCATGTGCATGGGCGTCGCCACCGCCAATTCGGTGCTGGTGGTGAGCTTCGCCCGGGAACGCCTCGCCGCCGTGGGCGATGCGGTGACCGCCGCGGTGGAAGCCGGATCGACCCGCTTCCGTCCGGTGCTGATGACCGCGCTGGCCATGATCATCGGCATGGCGCCGATGGCGCTGGGGCTGGGCGAGGGCGGCGAGCAGAACGCGCCGCTTGGCCGCGCCGTGATCGGCGGCCTGATCTGCGCCACGATCGCCACGCTGGTGTTCGTGCCGGTCGTCTTCTCCATCGCGCATCGCAAGGACCGCCCCGCGTCCGATGCCGCGCCCCATTCCTCCACGGGAGACCTTGTCCATGCAGAGTGA